A portion of the Deinococcus apachensis DSM 19763 genome contains these proteins:
- a CDS encoding GNAT family N-acetyltransferase — MTRPTSPLPVTLRDRQPRDLPILSRWLTDPEAEWRRWDAPYFHAPTTTQTMQTYVAHLAQTPPDPDEQVIDVDGECVGMVNRSEEEPAGGGWWDLGILIYDPAHWGGGVGTRALSLWVQDTLDWTDAHVLTVTTWSGNERMIRAARRLGFQECGRVREARVVGGQRFDSVRLDLLRAEWKAR, encoded by the coding sequence GTGACCCGTCCCACTTCTCCCCTTCCGGTCACGCTGCGCGACCGGCAACCGCGCGACCTCCCCATCCTGTCCCGCTGGCTGACCGACCCGGAGGCCGAGTGGCGGCGCTGGGACGCGCCCTACTTCCACGCACCCACCACGACCCAGACCATGCAGACCTACGTGGCGCACCTCGCCCAGACTCCCCCCGACCCCGACGAGCAGGTGATCGACGTGGACGGCGAGTGCGTGGGCATGGTGAACCGCTCGGAGGAGGAACCGGCGGGCGGCGGCTGGTGGGACCTGGGCATCCTGATCTACGACCCGGCGCACTGGGGAGGCGGCGTGGGCACCCGCGCCCTGAGCCTGTGGGTGCAGGACACCCTGGACTGGACGGACGCGCATGTCCTGACCGTGACGACCTGGAGCGGCAACGAGCGCATGATCCGGGCCGCGCGGCGGCTGGGCTTTCAGGAGTGCGGCCGGGTGCGTGAGGCCCGGGTGGTCGGCGGTCAGCGGTTCGACAGCGTGCGCCTCGACCTGCTGCGCGCGGAGTGGAAGGCGCGGTAG
- a CDS encoding helix-turn-helix domain-containing protein, with translation MTGTLRPASPSAFGDLLRGWRQRRRLSQLDLAGDADISARHLSFVETGRSTPSRDMVLRLAEQLDVPLRERNALLLAAGYAPMFAERPLHNPALCAAREAVQAVLTGHEPYPALAIDRHWTLVAANQAVGPLLVGVAPELLAPPVNVLRLSLHPGGLAPRIVNLGEWRLHLLTRLDGQIGRSGDPELEALRRELAAYPFAEHLQEAAPIPAHASVFVPLRLEVPQGSLTLLSTTTVFGTPLDVTLSELAIEAFFPADAATGERLRGLMGVPTGDGQT, from the coding sequence GTGACCGGCACCCTGCGCCCCGCTTCCCCCTCCGCCTTCGGTGACCTGTTGCGCGGCTGGAGGCAGCGCCGCCGCCTCAGCCAACTGGACCTGGCGGGCGACGCCGACATTTCCGCACGGCACCTGAGTTTCGTGGAGACGGGGCGCTCCACCCCCAGCCGTGACATGGTCCTGCGGCTGGCCGAGCAACTCGACGTGCCCCTGCGCGAACGCAACGCCCTGCTCCTCGCGGCGGGTTACGCGCCGATGTTCGCCGAGCGGCCGCTGCACAATCCCGCCCTCTGTGCTGCCCGCGAGGCTGTTCAGGCGGTCCTGACTGGGCACGAACCCTACCCGGCCCTGGCGATAGATCGGCACTGGACGCTGGTCGCGGCCAACCAGGCCGTGGGACCCCTGCTCGTGGGTGTGGCCCCCGAATTGCTGGCCCCGCCGGTCAATGTCCTGCGCCTGAGCCTTCATCCAGGGGGGCTGGCACCACGCATAGTGAACCTCGGGGAGTGGCGGCTCCACCTCCTCACCCGCCTCGATGGGCAGATCGGCCGAAGCGGTGACCCCGAGTTGGAAGCCCTGCGCCGCGAACTCGCGGCGTACCCGTTCGCGGAACATTTGCAGGAAGCCGCGCCCATCCCTGCTCACGCCAGCGTGTTCGTGCCGCTCCGTCTGGAGGTCCCACAAGGTTCCCTCACGCTGCTGAGCACGACGACCGTTTTTGGGACGCCTCTGGACGTGACCCTCTCCGAACTCGCCATCGAGGCCTTTTTCCCGGCGGACGCGGCTACCGGTGAGCGCCTGCGCGGCCTGATGGGAGTACCGACAGGCGACGGACAAACGTGA